The Jiangella sp. DSM 45060 genome contains the following window.
GGCCGCCGCCCAGGAGGTCGTCGTCGACCCCGAGGCCGGCCTGCACGTGCGGCCTCAGCTGCGCTGACGCCACCCGTACCGCGGCTCGTAGCCGAGCACCCGGCGGGCCTTCTCGATCGACAGCAGCGTGTCGTGCTCGCCGACGTCGCGCCGCTGCACACCCGGGAAGACCTCGTCCAGCAACTCGCCGTTGGGACGCTCCATGACGGTGTCGGCGTTGGCGATGACGAACACGTCGGCGCCGGTCAGCGGCGCCTCGAGGGCCAGCCGGACGGCTTGCGCGGCGTCGCGGGCGTCGATGTAGCCCCACAGGTTCCACTTGCGCAGCAGCGCGTCGTCCTGGAACGACGCGAACCGCGCGTAGTCATCGGGGTCCATGACGTTCGACAGCCGCAGCCCGATGATCTTGCGCTCCGGGTCCCATCGGCAGAACTGCTCGGCCATCGTCTCGCCGACCAGCTTGGACAGCGAGTACGCGGTCTCCGGCCGGCCCGGGTACTCCTCGTCGACGGGGACGTACGGCGGCGGCGTGTCGAACGGCAGCCCGAGCACGGTCTCGCTGGACGCCCACACGACGTTCTTGATGTCCAGCCGACGGGCCGCCTCGAACACGTTGTAGGTGCTCAGGGTGTTGACGGAGAACGTGACGGGGTTCGGCGCCAGCCCCGGCGCCCGGATGGCCGCCAGGTGCACGATGCCGGTGACCCCGCTGACGCGGTCGTCGATGCCGGCGAACGCCGCCACCGTCTGCCCGTAGTCGGTGAGGTCGACGCGGCTGTGCCGGACGGACGGGTCGGCCGGCGGCGCGAGGTCCACCGAGACGACGTCGTAGCCGTGCGCCGTCAGGTCCGCGACGCAGGCCCGGCCGGCCTGGCCGCTGCCACCGGTCACGATGATCATGGGCTGCCCTTCAGGTCTCGAGGAGGAGTGTCACCGGGCCGTCGTTGACCAGGCTGACCCGCATGTCCGCGCCGAACACGCCGGTCTCGACGGCCGCGCCGAGCCCGCGCAGCGCGGTGACGAACTCGGCGACGAGCGGCTCGGACACCGGCCCCGGCGCCGCCGCGCCCCACGACGGGCGGCGGCCCTTCGCGGTGTCGGCGTAGAGCGTGAACTGGCTGACGACGAGGACCGGCGCGCCGACGTCGGACGCGGACCGCTCGTCGGCGAGGATGCGCAGGCCCCAGACCTTGCGGGCCAGCTTGGCGGCGTCGTCGGCGCTGTCGTCGTGGGTCACCCCGACCAGCACCAGCAGCCCCTGCCCGTCCGGTTCGATCGCGCCGACGATCTCGCCGTCCACCGAGACCGACGCCGACGTCACCCGCTGCACGACCGCTCGCATGCAGCGCATCGTCGCACGAACGCGGCGGCCGTTTGCCGCCAGCACCGCCCACCGGCCGCACGCAGGATCGAGGCATGAACACGAAACCTCCTCTGGACGGCCGTGCGGCCATGGTGATCGGCGGCAGCCGCGGCATCGGCGCGGCGGTGGTCCGCCGGCTGGCCCGCGACGGCGCCGACGTCGGCTTCACGTACGTCACCGCGGCCGCGGCCGCCGACGAGCTGGTCGCCGAGGTCGAGCGGACCGGACGGCGCGCGCTCGCGCTGCCCGTCGACAGCGCCGACGCCGCCGCGCTGTCCGCCGCCGTCGACATCGTCGCGGACCGGTTCGGCCGGCTGGACGTCCTGGTCAACAACGCCGCCCTCTACCCCGTCGGCCCGATCGACGAGCTCACCGTCGAGGAGTTCGACCGCACCGTCGCCGTCAACGTCCGTGCCCCGTTCGTCGCGGCGACGGCGGCCGCGCGGCACATGACCGGCGGCGGCAGCATCGTCACCATCGGAAGCCTGGTCGCCGAGCGGACGGTCTTCCCCGGCTACGGGCTGTACTCGATGAGCAAGACCGCGCTGGTCGGGCTGACGAAGGGGCTCGCGCGCGACCTCGGCGGACGGGGCATCCGGGCGACGCTGGTACATCCCGGGCCGACGGACACCGACCTCAACCCGGCCGACGGGCCGTACTCCGACACCATCCGGTCGCACACCGCGCTCGGCCGGTACGCCGGCACGGACGAGATCGCCGCCACCGTCGCGCACCTCGCCGGCGACGACGGCCGCTACATCACCGGGACGTCGGTGCTGGTGGACGGCGGTTTCACCATCTGAGCGCGCTCGTGACAGGATCGTCGCACCTGTTTGCGCCGACGATCCGAGGAGCGACATGCACGCGGGCGACGCCGTCCTGGTGGCTGAGGTGGTCCGGTCGGGGCTGGTCGAGTCACGGCACCATGGCTCGGTGGCCGCGCTGGCCGCAGACGGATCGGTGGCGTTCACCGCCGGCCGCGCCGACGAGCCGATGTACCCGCGGTCGTCGAACAAGCCGGCGCAGGCCGCGGCGATGCTGCGGCTGGGGCTGCCGCTGGACGACGCGCCGGAGCTGCTGGCGCTCGCGGCGGCCAGCCACTCCGGCGAGCCGATCCACCTCGACGGCGTGCGGCGCATCCTCGCGCTCGGCGACCTGGACGAGTCGGCGCTGCGCAACACGCCGGGCTTCCCGATCGACCACGACACGATGGTCGACTACGTCCGCAAGGGCGGTGAGCCGTCGTCACTGGCGGCCGACTGCTCCGGCAAGCATGCCGCGATGCTGCTGACCTGCGTCGTCAACTCCTGGCCGGTCGAGGACTATCTGGACCCGGCGCATCCGCTGCAGGCGGCGATCCACGACACCGTCGGCTCGCTGGCGGGTGCGCCGGTCGCGCACACCGGCGTCGACGGCTGCGGCGCGCCGCTGTTCGCGTTGCCGCTGACCGGGCTGGCGCGGCTGTTCCGGTCGCTCGCGCTGGCGCCGCCCGGGACGCCGGAGCGGCGGGTGGTCGACGCCATCCAGGCGCACCCTGAGCACACCAGCGGCACGACGCGCGACGAGGCACGGCTGATCCGCGGCGTGCCCGGTCTGTTCGCCAAGGCCGGCGCCGAAGCCGTCCTCGCCGCCGCCCTCGACGACGGCCGCGCGGTCGCTGTCAAGATCGACGACGGGGGAGCGCGGGCGCGCATGCCGGTCCTGGTCGCAGCACTTCGCCGGCTGGGGGTCGAGGCGCCGGTGCTCGACGCCCTCTCCGACACCCCCGTCCTGGGCGGCGGTCACCCCGTCGGCACCCTCCGCCCCGCCGTGGACTGGCCGGAGCGGTGAGCGACCTCCGCGCCCGCCGGCGCCGCACGACCCGCGGTGAGATCGTCGAGGCGGGGCTGCGGCTGTTCGACGAGCGCGGCTACGACGCGGTGACGATGGAGCAGATCGCGGCCGCCGCCGGGGTGTCGCGGCGGACGCTGTATCGGCACTTCCCGACGAAGGACCGGATCCTGCTCGACCTCCCGGTCGAGTGGATGGCGATGTGGGACGAGGTGGTCGCGGGCGTCCCGGCCGACCTCCCGCCGCGCGAGGTGGTCGAGCAGGCCGCGCGTGCCATCGGGGCGCGGCTGGACGACGAGGGCGCGCGCATCCGCACCGCCTGGCGCATCAGCGACGCCGTCCCCGCCCTGCAGGCGGCGTTCCTCGCGAACCCGGCCTGGACGGCGCGCGTCGTGACGGTGCTGGAGGACCCGGCCCGCGGGGCGCCGCTCGACCACGCGACCGCCGTGGTGATCGCGGGCGCCTATCTGGGTGCGCTGGACGCGGCGATGCTGCGGTGGGCGGCCGAGGGCGGCGGCACCGTCGCCGAGGCCGTCGAGCTGATCCTCGACCGGCTGGCCGCGATCTGGCCGTAGGT
Protein-coding sequences here:
- a CDS encoding NAD(P)-dependent oxidoreductase gives rise to the protein MIIVTGGSGQAGRACVADLTAHGYDVVSVDLAPPADPSVRHSRVDLTDYGQTVAAFAGIDDRVSGVTGIVHLAAIRAPGLAPNPVTFSVNTLSTYNVFEAARRLDIKNVVWASSETVLGLPFDTPPPYVPVDEEYPGRPETAYSLSKLVGETMAEQFCRWDPERKIIGLRLSNVMDPDDYARFASFQDDALLRKWNLWGYIDARDAAQAVRLALEAPLTGADVFVIANADTVMERPNGELLDEVFPGVQRRDVGEHDTLLSIEKARRVLGYEPRYGWRQRS
- the dtd gene encoding D-aminoacyl-tRNA deacylase, with product MRAVVQRVTSASVSVDGEIVGAIEPDGQGLLVLVGVTHDDSADDAAKLARKVWGLRILADERSASDVGAPVLVVSQFTLYADTAKGRRPSWGAAAPGPVSEPLVAEFVTALRGLGAAVETGVFGADMRVSLVNDGPVTLLLET
- a CDS encoding SDR family NAD(P)-dependent oxidoreductase produces the protein MNTKPPLDGRAAMVIGGSRGIGAAVVRRLARDGADVGFTYVTAAAAADELVAEVERTGRRALALPVDSADAAALSAAVDIVADRFGRLDVLVNNAALYPVGPIDELTVEEFDRTVAVNVRAPFVAATAAARHMTGGGSIVTIGSLVAERTVFPGYGLYSMSKTALVGLTKGLARDLGGRGIRATLVHPGPTDTDLNPADGPYSDTIRSHTALGRYAGTDEIAATVAHLAGDDGRYITGTSVLVDGGFTI
- a CDS encoding asparaginase, whose product is MHAGDAVLVAEVVRSGLVESRHHGSVAALAADGSVAFTAGRADEPMYPRSSNKPAQAAAMLRLGLPLDDAPELLALAAASHSGEPIHLDGVRRILALGDLDESALRNTPGFPIDHDTMVDYVRKGGEPSSLAADCSGKHAAMLLTCVVNSWPVEDYLDPAHPLQAAIHDTVGSLAGAPVAHTGVDGCGAPLFALPLTGLARLFRSLALAPPGTPERRVVDAIQAHPEHTSGTTRDEARLIRGVPGLFAKAGAEAVLAAALDDGRAVAVKIDDGGARARMPVLVAALRRLGVEAPVLDALSDTPVLGGGHPVGTLRPAVDWPER
- a CDS encoding TetR/AcrR family transcriptional regulator, which codes for MSDLRARRRRTTRGEIVEAGLRLFDERGYDAVTMEQIAAAAGVSRRTLYRHFPTKDRILLDLPVEWMAMWDEVVAGVPADLPPREVVEQAARAIGARLDDEGARIRTAWRISDAVPALQAAFLANPAWTARVVTVLEDPARGAPLDHATAVVIAGAYLGALDAAMLRWAAEGGGTVAEAVELILDRLAAIWP